A single region of the Pontibacter kalidii genome encodes:
- a CDS encoding NFACT RNA binding domain-containing protein, which yields MHLNFYFLRQLAQALKPKLTGMQAVTAFSQNKDELILGFARAQEELYIRAQLGSQFTSLSFPTGLRRARANTVELMQQLQGQMVEDVVQHQNERSFYFILSGGYLLLFKLFGNRSNIILYQGEEAVELFQNKFAADADLNPLQMDRPLQQNLAAFAAANGNLRKVYPTFGELPVLYLEERGYSHATLEEKWELVQSMLEVLEAPEEYHIIRLQGKLRLSLLPLGQVLHTYQSPLDAADHFTRLYLSETGFERQYEQAKQQLERKRHVTKTVMEQSEQKLQELRHDRSYSQTADVIMANLTNIPSRSTKVELYDFYTDQTRTYRLKQHETPQKFAERLYRKAKNQHVEVKQLEEKVERKLEELIVLEDALQALAAVENYKELKAYLREYTHLLGSKQQEQVQIPFRVFESEGYKILVGKSSQNNDQLTQRHTYKEDMWLHAKDVSGSHVVIKHQAGKTIPSTVLEKAAQLAAYYSKRKTDSLCPVIYTPKKWVRKPKGSPPGSVVVEREKVLLVKPENPFAKV from the coding sequence ATGCACCTGAACTTCTACTTCTTACGGCAACTGGCGCAGGCACTGAAGCCTAAACTTACAGGCATGCAGGCGGTCACGGCTTTCAGTCAGAACAAGGATGAGCTGATACTTGGTTTTGCCCGTGCGCAGGAGGAGCTCTATATCCGGGCGCAGCTTGGCTCCCAGTTTACCTCCCTCTCCTTCCCTACCGGGCTGAGGAGGGCGCGTGCCAACACGGTGGAGCTGATGCAACAGCTGCAGGGGCAAATGGTAGAGGATGTGGTACAGCACCAGAACGAACGGAGCTTTTACTTTATACTTTCGGGAGGATACCTGCTGCTGTTCAAGCTCTTCGGCAACCGCTCCAACATTATACTTTACCAGGGCGAAGAGGCAGTGGAGCTATTCCAGAACAAGTTTGCCGCCGACGCCGACCTGAACCCGCTGCAGATGGACCGCCCGCTGCAGCAGAACCTAGCCGCCTTTGCCGCCGCCAACGGCAACCTGCGCAAGGTATACCCTACCTTCGGGGAGCTTCCGGTTTTATACCTGGAGGAGCGCGGTTACAGCCACGCTACCCTGGAGGAGAAGTGGGAGCTGGTGCAAAGTATGCTGGAGGTGCTGGAAGCGCCGGAGGAATACCATATCATCCGTTTGCAAGGCAAGCTGCGCCTTTCGCTGCTACCCCTCGGCCAGGTACTTCATACCTACCAAAGCCCTCTGGATGCGGCCGACCACTTTACCCGTCTCTACTTGTCAGAGACAGGCTTTGAACGACAGTATGAGCAGGCAAAGCAACAACTGGAGCGCAAGCGGCATGTTACGAAAACAGTGATGGAGCAGAGCGAGCAGAAGCTGCAGGAGCTGCGGCACGACCGCTCCTACTCCCAGACCGCCGACGTGATCATGGCCAACCTCACCAACATTCCGTCGCGCAGCACCAAGGTGGAGCTGTATGACTTTTACACCGACCAGACCCGCACCTACAGGCTGAAGCAGCATGAAACACCGCAGAAGTTCGCCGAGCGCCTCTACCGCAAGGCTAAGAACCAGCACGTGGAGGTAAAGCAGCTGGAAGAGAAGGTTGAACGCAAGCTGGAAGAACTCATCGTGCTGGAGGATGCGCTGCAGGCGCTGGCAGCGGTGGAGAACTACAAGGAGCTGAAAGCATACTTACGGGAGTATACCCATCTGCTTGGCAGTAAACAGCAGGAGCAGGTACAAATACCGTTCAGGGTATTCGAGAGCGAAGGCTACAAGATTCTGGTAGGCAAGAGCTCCCAGAATAACGATCAGCTCACCCAGCGCCATACTTATAAAGAGGATATGTGGCTGCATGCCAAGGATGTGTCCGGCTCGCATGTAGTGATCAAGCACCAGGCCGGCAAAACCATCCCCTCCACCGTGCTGGAGAAAGCGGCGCAGCTGGCGGCTTACTATAGCAAGCGCAAAACCGACTCGTTGTGCCCGGTTATCTACACTCCTAAGAAATGGGTGCGCAAACCCAAGGGCTCCCCTCCCGGCTCTGTGGTGGTGGAGCGCGAGAAAGTGCTGCTGGTAAAGCCGGAGAATCCATTTGCGAAAGTATAA
- a CDS encoding CgeB family protein: MKNKKLKIAFFGSSLVSAYWNGAATYYRGIVRALSERGHHVTFYEPDAYERQQNRDMDDPDWAKVVVYEATEEAVYECLEDAQQADMVVKASGVGVFDELLEREVLKLQTEERLVVFWDVDAPATLDRVHNNPEDQLLQLIPQYDMVLTYGGGDPVVNAYEALGAKKCVPIYNALDTATHFPVEPDTRFACDLAFLGNRLPDREARVEEFFLKPAALELRKKFIIGGSGWGDKQMPDNVHYVGHVYTKDHNAFNCTPKAVLNISRESMARYGFSPATRVFEAAGAGVCIITDYWEGIDFFFEPGKEILVARDGAEIAKIMASLSEEKAKRIGEAAYKKVLAAHTYHHRAEQLEQLLYAKVKSTNKAFV, from the coding sequence ATGAAGAATAAGAAATTGAAGATCGCTTTTTTCGGCTCCAGCCTGGTATCTGCTTATTGGAACGGCGCCGCTACCTATTACAGAGGGATCGTAAGAGCCCTGAGCGAGCGCGGCCACCACGTTACCTTTTATGAGCCCGATGCCTACGAGCGCCAGCAGAACCGTGACATGGACGACCCGGACTGGGCAAAGGTGGTGGTGTATGAGGCGACCGAGGAGGCAGTGTATGAATGCTTAGAAGATGCCCAGCAGGCCGACATGGTGGTAAAAGCCAGCGGTGTGGGCGTGTTCGATGAGCTGCTGGAGCGCGAGGTGCTGAAGCTGCAAACCGAAGAGCGCCTGGTGGTGTTCTGGGATGTGGATGCCCCAGCCACTTTGGACCGCGTGCACAACAACCCCGAAGACCAGTTGCTGCAGCTGATTCCGCAGTACGATATGGTGCTGACCTACGGCGGCGGCGACCCGGTGGTAAATGCCTATGAGGCACTGGGCGCGAAAAAATGCGTACCGATCTACAACGCCTTAGACACCGCCACCCACTTCCCCGTGGAACCTGACACGCGCTTTGCCTGCGATCTGGCTTTCCTAGGCAACCGCCTGCCCGACCGCGAAGCCCGCGTGGAGGAGTTTTTCCTTAAGCCGGCGGCGCTGGAGCTCCGCAAGAAGTTCATCATCGGGGGCAGCGGCTGGGGCGATAAGCAGATGCCGGATAACGTGCACTACGTGGGCCACGTGTACACCAAAGACCACAACGCCTTTAACTGCACGCCAAAGGCCGTGCTCAACATCAGCCGCGAGAGCATGGCCCGCTACGGTTTCTCGCCAGCCACGCGCGTGTTTGAGGCAGCCGGGGCTGGCGTCTGTATCATCACCGACTACTGGGAGGGCATCGACTTTTTCTTCGAACCCGGAAAGGAAATATTGGTAGCCAGGGACGGGGCGGAAATAGCTAAAATTATGGCTTCTTTATCCGAAGAAAAGGCAAAGAGAATAGGAGAAGCTGCGTATAAGAAAGTACTGGCTGCGCATACGTACCATCACCGCGCAGAGCAACTGGAACAATTGCTGTACGCGAAAGTTAAATCTACAAACAAAGCATTCGTATGA
- a CDS encoding TIGR04290 family methyltransferase: MLEIEAMGPWFHNLHLPNGAQTAPDHFLGDFPRFKWRELEPYIPEDLSGWEVLDIGCNAGFYSIELAKRGANVLGIDVDPHYLRQAEWAAKQFGLEDKIELRQMQVYDVARLDRQFDLIWYMGVLYHLRYPLLSLDILSKKCRGQMVFQTLTMPGKEVADVPDDFEINDRQRMLEEGWPKMAFIEKRMAGDMTNWWAPNHAAILAMMRSCGFRLKEQPGHELYMLEVDEQMKQQQQWNESEYLSATGQDWQEAVQQKVSGKNEYMVRQNGKQE, from the coding sequence ATGTTGGAGATAGAAGCGATGGGCCCCTGGTTCCATAACCTGCACCTGCCAAACGGAGCGCAAACTGCTCCGGATCATTTTTTAGGAGATTTCCCCCGCTTTAAGTGGCGGGAGCTGGAGCCCTACATTCCGGAGGACTTGTCAGGATGGGAAGTACTGGATATTGGCTGCAACGCGGGGTTTTATAGTATAGAACTGGCCAAGCGCGGTGCCAATGTGCTGGGAATCGATGTGGACCCACACTACCTGCGGCAGGCGGAGTGGGCGGCAAAGCAGTTCGGATTGGAGGATAAGATTGAGCTCCGGCAGATGCAGGTTTACGATGTGGCCCGCCTCGACAGGCAATTCGACCTGATCTGGTACATGGGCGTACTCTACCACCTGCGCTACCCGCTGCTCTCGCTGGATATCCTCTCTAAGAAATGCCGTGGGCAGATGGTGTTCCAGACCTTAACCATGCCGGGAAAAGAGGTGGCCGACGTGCCGGACGATTTCGAGATAAACGACCGCCAGCGCATGCTGGAGGAGGGCTGGCCCAAGATGGCCTTTATTGAGAAGCGCATGGCCGGTGATATGACCAACTGGTGGGCGCCCAACCATGCCGCCATCCTGGCCATGATGCGTTCCTGCGGATTCAGGCTGAAGGAACAGCCAGGCCACGAACTCTACATGCTGGAAGTAGATGAACAAATGAAGCAGCAGCAGCAATGGAACGAATCGGAGTATCTCTCCGCCACTGGCCAGGATTGGCAGGAGGCGGTCCAGCAAAAAGTGTCCGGCAAAAACGAGTATATGGTGCGGCAGAACGGAAAGCAGGAGTAG
- a CDS encoding MDR/zinc-dependent alcohol dehydrogenase-like family protein has protein sequence MQDTLTTDQKQGADTRATTMKAAVVASPQSIKVEETALPEPQAGQVRIRLQGCGLCASNIPVWEGREWFSYPVDAGNPGHEGWGVVDAVGEGVTAVKPGDRVAALSYNAYAEYDLADADKVVKLPESLAGKPFPGEPLGCAMNIFKRSEIQAGQTVAILGIGFLGALLVQLAKNAGARVIAVSQREYSLEVARECGADEVIKMDDHYKIIEKVKDLTNGNFCERVLECTGKEWPLNLAGELTAERGRLIIAGFHQDGMRQVNIQLWNWRGLDVINAHERDPKEYIKGIKAAVKAVEEGSMNPDRLYTHAYTLDNIAIAFKNLTSRPEGFVKALITF, from the coding sequence ATGCAAGATACCCTTACAACAGATCAGAAGCAGGGAGCCGACACCCGGGCTACCACCATGAAAGCGGCCGTTGTAGCATCGCCGCAAAGTATAAAAGTAGAAGAAACCGCCCTGCCTGAGCCACAGGCAGGGCAGGTGCGCATACGTCTGCAGGGCTGTGGCCTCTGCGCCTCCAACATTCCTGTGTGGGAAGGCCGCGAGTGGTTCAGCTACCCGGTAGATGCCGGCAACCCGGGCCACGAAGGCTGGGGTGTGGTAGATGCCGTAGGGGAGGGCGTAACTGCCGTAAAGCCCGGCGACCGCGTGGCAGCCCTGTCTTATAACGCCTATGCCGAGTACGACCTGGCCGATGCCGACAAGGTGGTGAAACTGCCGGAGAGCCTGGCAGGTAAGCCGTTCCCAGGCGAGCCGCTGGGTTGCGCTATGAACATCTTTAAGCGAAGCGAGATTCAGGCGGGGCAGACGGTGGCCATACTGGGCATCGGTTTCCTGGGGGCGCTGCTGGTGCAGCTGGCCAAAAACGCGGGGGCGCGGGTCATTGCCGTCTCGCAGCGGGAGTACTCGCTGGAAGTTGCCCGGGAGTGCGGCGCCGATGAGGTGATCAAAATGGATGATCACTATAAAATTATAGAAAAAGTTAAGGATCTGACAAACGGAAACTTCTGCGAGCGCGTACTAGAGTGCACCGGAAAGGAGTGGCCGCTGAATCTGGCTGGCGAACTGACCGCAGAGCGTGGCAGACTGATCATCGCCGGCTTTCACCAGGACGGCATGCGTCAGGTAAATATCCAACTTTGGAACTGGCGCGGTCTCGACGTCATCAATGCGCATGAGCGCGATCCGAAAGAGTACATCAAAGGTATAAAAGCAGCCGTGAAGGCCGTGGAAGAGGGCAGTATGAACCCTGACAGGCTTTACACGCATGCGTATACTTTAGATAACATAGCAATAGCATTCAAGAACCTCACAAGCCGCCCTGAAGGTTTTGTGAAAGCCCTGATAACCTTTTAA
- a CDS encoding CgeB family protein: MNIVILGLSITSSWGNGHATTFRGLVRELHKQGHQVTFLERDVPWYAGNRDLPNPEYCRTELYKSVDDLRNRFTEEVRQADMVIVGSYVPEGVPVGEWVVKTARGIKAFYDIDTPVTLAKLEREDYEYLHPNLIPKYDLYLSFTGGPTLSLLEQKYGSPMARALYCSFDPSLYFPELMEAKWDLGYLGTYSDDRQPPLDKLMLEAARQWPDGRFVVAGPQYPASIKWPQNVQLIQHLPPAEHRNFYNSQRFTLNITRADMIKAGYAPSVRLFEAAACSTPIISDYWEGLETILEPGKEILIAKDTKDTLRYLREICKSERKLIGERARRKVMAHHTAAHRAQELISYAEELMTLENPFANSEVSQEV, translated from the coding sequence ATGAATATCGTAATTCTTGGCTTATCCATCACCTCCAGCTGGGGCAACGGCCATGCCACCACGTTCAGAGGTTTGGTAAGAGAGCTACACAAGCAGGGCCATCAGGTTACTTTTTTAGAGCGGGATGTGCCTTGGTATGCCGGCAACCGCGATTTGCCCAACCCGGAGTACTGCCGCACGGAGCTCTACAAATCAGTGGATGATCTGAGAAACCGTTTTACGGAGGAGGTGCGCCAGGCCGATATGGTGATCGTGGGCTCCTATGTGCCGGAGGGTGTGCCGGTAGGGGAATGGGTGGTAAAGACTGCCCGCGGCATCAAGGCTTTTTATGATATTGATACGCCGGTAACACTGGCTAAACTGGAGCGCGAAGATTACGAGTACCTGCACCCGAACCTCATCCCGAAGTATGATCTATACTTGTCTTTTACCGGAGGGCCAACCCTAAGTCTGTTGGAGCAAAAGTATGGCTCGCCGATGGCACGCGCGCTTTACTGCTCTTTCGACCCGAGCTTATACTTCCCGGAGCTGATGGAGGCAAAATGGGACCTGGGCTACCTGGGTACCTATTCCGACGACCGCCAGCCGCCGCTCGATAAGCTGATGCTGGAGGCAGCGCGGCAGTGGCCGGACGGCAGGTTTGTTGTGGCTGGTCCGCAGTACCCGGCAAGTATAAAGTGGCCCCAAAACGTGCAGCTGATCCAGCACCTGCCGCCCGCCGAGCACCGTAACTTTTACAACAGCCAGCGTTTCACCTTAAATATCACCCGCGCCGACATGATCAAGGCAGGTTACGCGCCAAGCGTACGCCTGTTTGAAGCAGCGGCCTGCAGCACCCCGATCATCTCCGATTATTGGGAAGGCCTGGAGACGATCCTGGAGCCCGGCAAGGAGATTTTAATCGCGAAAGACACCAAAGACACGCTCAGGTATCTGCGCGAGATCTGCAAGTCGGAGCGGAAACTGATTGGCGAGCGCGCGCGCAGAAAGGTGATGGCGCACCATACCGCTGCCCACAGGGCACAGGAACTGATCAGCTACGCCGAAGAACTGATGACACTGGAAAATCCCTTTGCCAACTCCGAGGTAAGCCAGGAAGTATAG
- a CDS encoding response regulator, with protein sequence MAESKTILIAEDSSVILNLTKKILELQNYKILTAKNGGEVLKQVESNKIDAILMDLNIPVKNGMDCTKEIRASKDPEIATIPIIAVTGNANNYSMEDFKAVGINDYLPKPLDFDMLVETVKKYTVK encoded by the coding sequence ATGGCAGAAAGCAAAACTATTTTGATCGCTGAGGACAGCTCCGTTATCCTGAACCTAACTAAGAAGATCCTGGAACTGCAGAACTACAAGATCCTGACTGCCAAGAACGGCGGAGAGGTGCTCAAGCAGGTAGAATCCAACAAGATCGACGCCATCCTGATGGACCTGAACATTCCGGTGAAAAACGGCATGGACTGCACCAAGGAAATTCGCGCCAGCAAAGACCCTGAAATTGCCACTATTCCAATCATCGCGGTAACAGGCAACGCCAACAACTACAGCATGGAAGACTTTAAGGCCGTGGGCATTAACGACTACCTGCCTAAGCCACTGGACTTTGACATGCTGGTGGAAACAGTTAAGAAGTATACAGTAAAGTAA
- a CDS encoding NUDIX hydrolase — protein sequence MSDKSNAPQPWKILKSDMVVDEKWYKLRRDEVELPNGHVMDDYYVSVRPNVVLVFPVTEDGHVIFVRQYKHAAGDIFIELPGGVIDEHENNPLEAARRELLEETGYTSEEMEPLLEVIDNPTKDTNRIYYFLARNAHKIAEQDLDVSEHIEVLKVPLQEVESMILSGKVNVAGSIALSLLALRKLGV from the coding sequence ATGAGTGATAAGAGCAATGCCCCGCAGCCCTGGAAGATCCTGAAATCTGACATGGTGGTGGATGAGAAGTGGTACAAGCTGCGCCGCGATGAGGTGGAACTGCCTAATGGCCACGTGATGGATGATTACTACGTGAGTGTGCGCCCGAATGTGGTACTGGTGTTTCCGGTGACGGAGGATGGGCACGTGATTTTCGTGCGGCAGTATAAACACGCAGCCGGTGATATTTTTATTGAGCTGCCCGGGGGAGTGATAGATGAGCACGAGAATAATCCGCTGGAAGCCGCCCGCCGCGAGCTGTTGGAGGAAACCGGTTATACTTCTGAGGAGATGGAGCCGCTGCTGGAGGTAATCGACAATCCCACCAAAGACACCAACCGAATTTATTACTTCCTTGCCCGCAACGCCCACAAAATAGCCGAGCAGGACCTGGACGTAAGCGAGCATATCGAAGTATTGAAGGTGCCGCTACAGGAGGTAGAAAGTATGATCCTGAGCGGTAAGGTAAATGTGGCAGGCTCCATTGCCTTAAGCCTGCTGGCCCTGCGGAAGCTGGGGGTGTAG
- a CDS encoding Gfo/Idh/MocA family protein, which translates to MTETVLDTAEALSASSSSPNSKPKLGFLGVGWIGRNRMEVIARHRAAEVACISDTAAQNAEEALKSAPQAEQVASLEAMLHKPELEGIVIATPSAFHAEQSTLALEAGKAVFCQKPLGRNVEETRRVVEAARNSNKLLGVDLSYRYTRAMQEVYKVVQSGELGQIYAIELVFHNAYGPDKAWFYEPKLSGGGCVIDLGVHLVDLALWSMNFPKVKHVQSHLYAKGKPISMVEGKVEDYAAASIELEGNTHVQLNCSWNLPAGQEAIISATFYGIHGGVALKNVNGSFYDFVAERYHGTKTEQLCAPPDDWMGRAGVAWAERVASGEGFNEEAEEFVKVAEVLDKIYGR; encoded by the coding sequence ATGACGGAAACTGTACTTGACACGGCAGAAGCCCTTTCTGCATCTTCTTCTTCTCCTAATTCAAAACCGAAACTTGGCTTTTTAGGCGTCGGCTGGATTGGCCGTAACCGCATGGAGGTGATCGCCAGGCACCGCGCTGCTGAGGTTGCCTGCATTTCCGACACGGCAGCCCAAAATGCGGAAGAAGCCCTGAAGAGTGCCCCGCAGGCAGAGCAGGTGGCCTCCCTGGAGGCCATGTTGCACAAGCCGGAGCTGGAGGGCATCGTGATCGCTACGCCAAGCGCTTTCCATGCCGAGCAGAGCACACTGGCACTGGAGGCGGGGAAGGCTGTTTTCTGCCAGAAGCCACTGGGCCGCAACGTGGAGGAGACAAGGCGTGTGGTAGAGGCTGCCCGCAACAGCAATAAACTACTGGGCGTGGACCTGTCGTACCGCTACACCAGGGCCATGCAGGAAGTATACAAGGTAGTGCAGAGCGGAGAGTTAGGCCAGATTTATGCCATCGAGTTAGTATTTCACAATGCCTATGGCCCCGATAAAGCCTGGTTTTACGAGCCAAAGCTGTCTGGGGGCGGCTGCGTGATAGACCTGGGGGTGCACCTGGTGGACCTTGCGCTGTGGAGTATGAATTTCCCGAAGGTAAAGCACGTACAAAGTCACCTGTATGCCAAAGGCAAACCCATCAGCATGGTGGAGGGCAAGGTAGAGGATTATGCCGCTGCCAGCATCGAGCTGGAAGGCAATACGCATGTGCAGCTGAACTGCTCCTGGAACCTGCCCGCCGGCCAGGAGGCTATCATCAGCGCCACTTTCTATGGCATCCATGGCGGTGTAGCCCTTAAGAACGTGAACGGTTCCTTCTACGACTTTGTGGCTGAACGCTACCATGGTACTAAAACCGAGCAGCTTTGCGCCCCACCCGACGACTGGATGGGCCGTGCCGGCGTGGCCTGGGCAGAGCGCGTGGCCAGTGGCGAGGGCTTTAACGAGGAGGCGGAGGAATTTGTGAAAGTAGCAGAGGTATTAGATAAAATTTACGGAAGATAA
- a CDS encoding CgeB family protein — protein MNITLFYHSILSDWNHGNAHFLRGIVRELEERGHQVTVYEPENGWSLQNLVEVYGKEKLDELQTYYPGISTNFYTLESINLDEVLANPDLVLVHEWNEHELVKRIGAHRAGGGKYKLLFHDTHHRAVTARESMAKYDLTHYDGVLAFGQKIRDLYLQEGWTQKAWTWHEAADTSVFYPHERKEFEGDLVWIGNWGDEERTAELHEFLINPVKELGLKAKIYGVRYPEHARKALADAGITYGGWLPNYKAAEEFAKYKVTVHVPRRPYVEALPGIPTIRPFEAMACGIPLISSPWDDAENLFTPGEDFLVARNGEEMKQHLQTIINHPEKAKEVAGRGLETICSRHTCAHRVNELERVCEELGIAESKVYITPKEQILDEE, from the coding sequence ATGAACATCACCCTTTTCTACCACTCTATACTTTCTGACTGGAACCATGGCAACGCGCACTTTCTGCGGGGCATTGTGCGGGAACTGGAGGAGCGGGGGCACCAGGTAACCGTATACGAGCCTGAAAATGGCTGGAGCCTGCAGAACCTGGTAGAGGTCTACGGTAAGGAGAAGCTGGACGAGCTGCAAACCTACTATCCTGGGATCAGCACTAACTTTTATACTTTAGAAAGTATAAACCTGGATGAGGTGCTAGCAAATCCTGACCTGGTGCTGGTGCATGAGTGGAACGAGCACGAACTGGTGAAGCGCATTGGCGCGCACCGTGCTGGCGGCGGCAAGTATAAATTGCTGTTCCACGACACCCACCACCGCGCCGTAACAGCGCGTGAAAGCATGGCCAAGTATGACCTGACACACTATGACGGCGTGCTGGCTTTCGGGCAAAAGATCCGCGATTTATACTTGCAGGAAGGCTGGACCCAGAAAGCCTGGACCTGGCACGAAGCCGCCGATACCTCCGTTTTCTACCCGCATGAGCGGAAGGAGTTTGAAGGCGACCTGGTATGGATCGGTAACTGGGGCGATGAGGAGCGCACGGCCGAGCTGCACGAGTTCCTGATAAACCCGGTAAAAGAGCTGGGGCTGAAGGCAAAGATCTACGGCGTGCGCTACCCCGAGCATGCCCGCAAAGCACTGGCCGATGCTGGCATAACCTACGGGGGCTGGTTACCGAACTACAAAGCCGCGGAGGAGTTTGCCAAGTATAAAGTGACGGTGCATGTGCCGCGAAGGCCTTACGTAGAGGCGCTGCCGGGCATCCCGACCATCCGCCCGTTCGAGGCGATGGCCTGCGGCATTCCGCTGATCTCTTCCCCTTGGGATGATGCCGAGAACCTGTTCACGCCGGGAGAGGATTTCCTGGTGGCCCGCAACGGCGAGGAGATGAAGCAGCACCTGCAAACCATCATCAACCATCCTGAGAAAGCAAAGGAAGTAGCCGGCCGTGGCCTGGAAACCATCTGCAGCCGCCATACCTGTGCCCACCGTGTAAATGAGCTGGAGAGAGTGTGTGAGGAGCTGGGCATAGCCGAGTCAAAAGTATACATCACCCCAAAAGAGCAAATTCTAGATGAAGAATAA
- a CDS encoding glycosyltransferase family 4 protein yields MEANHPSKILMTADTVGGVWTYALELIRALAPFKTHVSLATMGAPLSEEQRVQADDIDNLTIYESEYKLEWMDSPWEDVEKAGEWLLKLKEEIQPDLVHLNGMAHGALDFGVPTVVVVHSCVLSWWKAVKDEEVPQEWDKYKEMITKGLQHATMVVAPTQAMLHQAEALYGPFQNSTVVYNGRGQHTFQFGKKEPFVFSMGRVWDEAKNISMLAHIASDLQWPVYIAGDARHPATGKEVQLENVHFLGQLTEKEVSDWLSRASIYALPAKYEPFGLTVLEAAMSGCALVVGKTDSQAEIWGNAAKYVNPGDADELRDTINHLIEDEFGRNIMACRAVKRSHGYTADPMGQDYDHVYRQLLKQTVTV; encoded by the coding sequence ATGGAAGCAAACCATCCCTCAAAAATATTGATGACTGCGGACACCGTGGGCGGTGTCTGGACGTATGCGCTGGAGCTTATCCGGGCGCTGGCCCCATTTAAAACGCACGTTTCGCTCGCTACCATGGGAGCCCCCCTTTCGGAGGAACAGCGTGTGCAGGCCGATGACATCGACAACCTGACCATCTACGAGAGCGAGTATAAGCTGGAGTGGATGGATAGCCCCTGGGAAGACGTGGAAAAGGCCGGTGAGTGGCTGCTGAAGCTGAAAGAAGAGATACAGCCTGACCTGGTGCACCTGAATGGCATGGCGCACGGTGCGCTGGACTTTGGCGTGCCGACGGTGGTGGTGGTGCATTCCTGCGTGCTGTCGTGGTGGAAAGCCGTGAAAGACGAGGAAGTACCACAGGAGTGGGACAAATATAAGGAGATGATCACAAAAGGCTTGCAGCATGCCACGATGGTGGTAGCTCCCACGCAGGCGATGCTGCACCAGGCAGAAGCCTTGTATGGGCCGTTCCAGAACAGCACAGTGGTATACAACGGCCGTGGCCAGCATACTTTCCAATTCGGTAAAAAAGAGCCTTTTGTATTTAGCATGGGCCGTGTGTGGGATGAGGCCAAGAACATCTCGATGCTGGCGCACATTGCCTCCGACCTGCAGTGGCCGGTATACATTGCCGGCGATGCCCGCCATCCGGCCACCGGCAAGGAGGTCCAACTGGAGAACGTACATTTTCTGGGCCAACTGACGGAGAAGGAGGTATCAGACTGGCTTTCCAGAGCCTCCATTTATGCGCTGCCAGCTAAGTATGAGCCGTTTGGACTGACCGTTCTGGAAGCAGCCATGTCGGGTTGCGCACTGGTAGTAGGTAAGACCGACAGCCAGGCCGAGATTTGGGGCAATGCCGCCAAGTACGTAAACCCGGGCGATGCCGACGAACTGCGCGACACGATTAATCACCTGATCGAGGACGAGTTCGGTCGCAACATCATGGCTTGCCGCGCCGTGAAACGCTCCCACGGCTACACTGCCGACCCCATGGGCCAGGACTATGACCACGTGTACCGCCAGCTGCTGAAACAGACCGTGACGGTGTAA
- a CDS encoding MBL fold metallo-hydrolase, whose product MKITLLGTGTSQGVPVIGCNCEVCRSVDYRDQRLRVSVHLQVDGKSIIIDSGPDFRQQVLRERVKTLDALVFTHEHKDHTAGLDDIRAYNFLQHKDIPLYAEERVLEQLKREFSYIFSDYKYPGIPQVELRPIGLEPFEVEGVPFIPIRVMHYKLPVLGFRISDFTYITDANRISEKEKEKVRGSKVVVLNALRHEHHISHFSLKEAVALLEDLQPEQAYLTHISHLMGLHREVELQLPDFIRLGYDGLQFEI is encoded by the coding sequence TTGAAAATAACATTACTAGGCACGGGCACCTCGCAGGGCGTACCAGTTATCGGGTGCAACTGCGAGGTTTGCCGTTCTGTGGATTACCGTGACCAGCGCCTGCGGGTATCGGTGCACCTGCAGGTCGATGGCAAGAGCATCATCATCGACTCGGGCCCCGACTTCCGGCAGCAGGTACTGCGTGAGCGCGTTAAAACGCTCGACGCCCTGGTGTTTACGCACGAGCACAAGGACCACACCGCCGGCCTCGACGACATCCGTGCCTACAACTTCTTGCAGCACAAAGACATCCCCCTGTACGCCGAGGAGCGCGTACTGGAGCAGCTGAAGCGGGAGTTCTCCTACATTTTCTCCGACTACAAGTATCCCGGCATCCCGCAGGTAGAGCTGCGCCCTATTGGCCTGGAGCCGTTTGAGGTAGAGGGTGTGCCCTTTATACCTATCCGGGTGATGCACTACAAGCTACCCGTGCTAGGCTTCCGCATCAGCGATTTCACCTACATCACCGACGCCAACCGAATCTCCGAGAAAGAGAAAGAAAAGGTGCGCGGCTCCAAAGTAGTGGTGCTGAACGCCCTGCGCCACGAGCACCATATCTCGCATTTCTCCCTGAAAGAGGCAGTTGCCCTGCTGGAAGACCTGCAACCGGAACAGGCATACCTCACCCACATCAGCCACCTGATGGGCCTGCACCGCGAGGTGGAGCTCCAGCTACCCGATTTCATACGCCTCGGCTACGACGGGCTTCAGTTTGAAATATAA